TGGGGGGCTTGCGGGCAGCTTCCCGCAGTCCCTCGGGGGCTCCGGGCGAGGcgggggcccggggggagccggggggccgggggctgtCCCGGCCCTCCTTGGCGGTGACGCTGTCCCGGCGGAggcgggggccgggcgggcaaGGGGGGGACGCCGCGGGCAGCGGGGGCTCGGGCGTCCTGCCGGCACCGGGGGCCAGCGCGTCCGggagcccctgcccggcccccgcCGGCGGCTTGGCCACGAAGAGCCCGTGGGCGTTTCGGAAGTGCTCGAGGAGGTCGCCCTTGATGGCCCCGTTGAGGGGACAGTAGGGACAGGCGGCGAGGGGCCCCTTGGCCCCCGGCGGTGCCAGGGGACCCTTGGGGTGACGCTGCAGCGAGTCCGCGCCGGGGTAGGGGATGCCGGGGCtccccgccggggccgcccgcACCCGCAGCGATCCTTCGGGGTCCCCCTcgccggggctgccggggctgcGCCGGCCCTTGAGGGGGGCGGCCATGGCCCCCTTCATCTTCTGCAGGTGCTCGAGGGTGCGGGGCTGCAGCGGCGTGGCCGGGCACTGGTACTTCTTGTGCGCCAGGTACGCATCCAGGCTGTTGAAGCTGATGCGGCACGCGGTGCACTCGTGGTAGTCAGCCAGGGGCAGCAGCGGGGCCGGTGTCGGTGCCGGTGCTGGTGCCGGCTCGCTCTGCCACCGCGGCTTCTTGCTCAGGTCGATGGGACCCTCGGCGTCGGGGctggcgcggggctcgggggcggGCGGCTCTGCGGGCGGGGGCTCCGGTGCCGgcgggggctcggcggggcggcgagcggcgccgTGGATCTCGTAGAGCTTGCGGCGCTTGCGGGTGCGCAGCGGCTGCGGCACGAAGGGCACTttgggggcggcggggcggcgcaGGGGGGGGTCGTGCCGGGAGGCGCAGTAGAAGCGCTTGTGCACCACGTAGGTCTCGTGGCGGCTGAAGCGGATGTTGCACGCCTCGCACAGCGTCTTGCTGGGGTCCTCGTCCCCCTCGTCCCCCGCCGAGCTGCCGGGGCTCTGGCTGTCCTCGCTGCACCGCCCTGACCCCCCCTCCGCCTCGGGGGACCCCGCTTTGGTGCCCCCCTCTTCAGCCTTGCCCTCTGGCACGGTGGCCGGCGGTGTGGCATCGCGGCCGGCGTCCCCGTCCCCCGCCGCAGGGCCCTGCCCGTTGCCCGCCGGAGGGGACAGCAGCgtccccggggcggggggaccCTTGGGCACCCCGGGGGGAGCTTTGAGCTTGCGTGCCCCGGGTGGGCTGTCCTCGGCCAGGTGCCGGCTGGAGCAGTACAGGCGCTTGTGCACGTAGTAGTTGTTGATGTTGTTGAAGGTGATCTCGCACTCGAAGCAGGTGGCCCCCTTGGGCACCGGCGTGCCCGCGTAGATGGTGGGCGGCACCGCGCCCCCGTGGCCCTGCTTCAGCCGGCTGTGCACCAGCTCCGACATCTTGGCCAGGATCTCTGACGCCTGCGGCACCACCGCGGCCTCGTGGCCGAACACGTACTGCGGGAGGAAGACGGTGCCGCCGGCCGTGCCCGTCCCCGGCTCGCTGGGCACGGGGCTGGAGCCCGGCGTGGGGCTGGCGAGCTCCGACTTGACCTTGGCTGAGGGCAGGCTGCGGGGGGACGAGGTCCGGGAGCCGGCGTCGGGGCTGCCGGCCCCCTCCCCGCTCTTCGGGGCCTCCGCCTCGCTGGCCGGGCTGCCGGCCGGCTCCTCCTTGATGCGCACGGGCTCGCCGGAcgtggaagaagaggaagaggaggaggaggatgccgATGAAGGCCCTTCCCCGttctgtggctgggctgggggcgaGAGTTTGCCGGCCCTGGGGTCGGGGGGCGAGGCGGGCGGTGCCAGTGCCGGTGCCGGTACCGGGGCGGTgtcggggccgggcggcgggcCAGGCAGCACCACGTGCTGCGGCAGGGCCGGCAGCGCCTCGGGCAGGAACGCGCTCAGGCTGCACTTCCGCAGGGACGCGTTGTTCGGCTGGCTCAGCCCTGCAGGGGGACAGAGGCGACAGTGTCACCGACAGCCCCGGCACAGGGATGCTCGCCCCGCTCCTTGTTCCACACATCCTGGCAGAGGGATGCTTGCCGTGCCCCCTGTTCCCAGCGCCTCTGGCACAGGGatcctgctctgttttccatTCCCAAtgtcctggcacagggacactgtCCTGTCCCTACTTCCCTTCCCACCACCAGGCCCAGCTGGGGACAAGCCCTCAGTGACAATGCCATCCCGTGTCCCCCatggccacagccccaggactCACCAGGAGCGAGGGGTTtggcagcaggaagggctgaTCCTGGTGAGAACACCTCGCCCTTGGAGCCCGGCTGGCAGATCATGTGGTTGGTGACCAGGTGGCTGTACAGGATGTCCCTCGTGGTGGAGATGAAGCCACAGCTGTGGCAGACACCTGAGGGGACAGAGCACCGGGCTGAGTGGGCAGGGTGGGAAGgacagtgcccatccctgggctgtgccagaggGGACGGGGCTGTCCCCATGGGACACTCACCGTTCAGGGTGTCCGTGTGCACCTTCAGGTGCCGCTCGCAGTTGGCTTTGGTGGTGAAGGCGGACAGGCAGATCAGGCAGACGAACGGCCGCTCTCCTGCCGGACAGATGGACACTCAGTGCTGaggggagggggacagggactgTGGGGACACCCACAGGGCCAGATCCCTCTCTGTGGGTCTGAGATGGAGGAAGACCTACCAGTGAGCTGTGCCAAACCAGTGACCCAGCTGGGGAGAACTTCATCCTGCTGGtcactgtgctccagccccacatcctccctgcccctccagtagCTCAGCTGGGGTGAACCTCCTCTAACTGGTCATCATGCTGCCACCCCACAGCCTCCCCGTCCCTCCAGAGGAggggtgctgtgctgtgccataCCGCTGTGGCTCCGCATGTGGATCTCCAGGGAGCTGGCACTGGGACAGCTCTTCTTGCACTGTGGGAAGGGGCAGACCCTCTCGTTGGGATATGTCTCCTTGGGTTTCTCATCCAGGGCGGGGGAGCCGGCGCCGGCGCTCTGCCGGCTGGCACAGTAGTACATCAGGTGGGCCTGGAGGTTGCGCTCGCTCCGGTACCAGATCCCGCAGTCCTTGCACGGGAACACGTCCTCTGTGGAGAgcaagggacagggacatcGGGACAGGGACATTGGGACAGGGACATCGCTTGTGTGACAGGCTGGGGAGCCCTGGCAGGGTTGTGGTGCCGTGTGTCCCTCCCCACGTGTCCCTCCCTGCGTGTCCCTCCCTGCGTGTCCCCAGCACTCACTGTTGACCACGGCGGTGGCCAGGATGGCGGCCATGCCGGcctgctgtggcagcagctggatGTCCGAGTGCAGCGCCGCCGGGTACGGGGACTCGTCGGGCTCCGCTTTCACCCCGTGGTTGGGGACAGCTGGTGGCTCTGCCACCACGAAGGCGCTCAGGGACTCGTCCTCCCGCAGCGCGCGCGTTGTCCGGCACCACAGGGCTTC
This region of Aphelocoma coerulescens isolate FSJ_1873_10779 chromosome 11, UR_Acoe_1.0, whole genome shotgun sequence genomic DNA includes:
- the ZFPM1 gene encoding zinc finger protein ZFPM1: MSRRKQSNPRQIKRSLAAMEEGEDAPVGDKSPSERDGAASDREGSAERDSCSPPGSDESRDALESPKEPDKPDPGESPQEPDTWNGPDELDLEVQEGQRRVRTRRSLPEGFSWGPFQGSIHSEPASPGHGDTSPPVTLVLGDESCWLSRLPLVPGEPDANAVIYRKDEALWCRTTRALREDESLSAFVVAEPPAVPNHGVKAEPDESPYPAALHSDIQLLPQQAGMAAILATAVVNKDVFPCKDCGIWYRSERNLQAHLMYYCASRQSAGAGSPALDEKPKETYPNERVCPFPQCKKSCPSASSLEIHMRSHSGERPFVCLICLSAFTTKANCERHLKVHTDTLNGVCHSCGFISTTRDILYSHLVTNHMICQPGSKGEVFSPGSALPAAKPLAPGLSQPNNASLRKCSLSAFLPEALPALPQHVVLPGPPPGPDTAPVPAPALAPPASPPDPRAGKLSPPAQPQNGEGPSSASSSSSSSSSTSGEPVRIKEEPAGSPASEAEAPKSGEGAGSPDAGSRTSSPRSLPSAKVKSELASPTPGSSPVPSEPGTGTAGGTVFLPQYVFGHEAAVVPQASEILAKMSELVHSRLKQGHGGAVPPTIYAGTPVPKGATCFECEITFNNINNYYVHKRLYCSSRHLAEDSPPGARKLKAPPGVPKGPPAPGTLLSPPAGNGQGPAAGDGDAGRDATPPATVPEGKAEEGGTKAGSPEAEGGSGRCSEDSQSPGSSAGDEGDEDPSKTLCEACNIRFSRHETYVVHKRFYCASRHDPPLRRPAAPKVPFVPQPLRTRKRRKLYEIHGAARRPAEPPPAPEPPPAEPPAPEPRASPDAEGPIDLSKKPRWQSEPAPAPAPTPAPLLPLADYHECTACRISFNSLDAYLAHKKYQCPATPLQPRTLEHLQKMKGAMAAPLKGRRSPGSPGEGDPEGSLRVRAAPAGSPGIPYPGADSLQRHPKGPLAPPGAKGPLAACPYCPLNGAIKGDLLEHFRNAHGLFVAKPPAGAGQGLPDALAPGAGRTPEPPLPAASPPCPPGPRLRRDSVTAKEGRDSPRPPGSPRAPASPGAPEGLREAARKPPTPPAYTDRGVQTPPAKAVPGPVPNGNHRYCRLCNIKFSSLSTFIAHKKYYCSSHAAEHVK